In one Nitrosarchaeum sp. genomic region, the following are encoded:
- a CDS encoding Rieske 2Fe-2S domain-containing protein, which yields MTWKKIAEKGDIAIGKGKAFKIDGKQIAIFNQDGYHAIDDLCVHQDGSIAPGKLDGDIVECPLHFWHYNIKTGELKDYLKDVKLATYHVEARNDGIYVDV from the coding sequence ATGACTTGGAAAAAGATTGCAGAAAAAGGAGACATAGCTATTGGCAAAGGAAAAGCCTTTAAAATTGATGGAAAACAAATTGCAATTTTCAATCAAGATGGATATCATGCTATTGATGATCTTTGTGTTCATCAAGACGGATCTATTGCACCAGGTAAATTAGATGGAGACATAGTAGAATGTCCATTGCATTTTTGGCATTATAACATCAAAACAGGAGAATTGAAAGACTATCTCAAAGATGTGAAATTAGCAACATATCATGTGGAAGCCAGAAATGATGGAATTTACGTTGATGTGTAA
- a CDS encoding NAD+ synthase codes for MNQDIINEIKNQNYAAITESIENFLIEQIEKKQVNGLILGLSGGVDSAVLAYICKRKLKEKTLAVIMPDTQITPSVETEDAMKMITLTGLEYKLIDIKPIVNEYMHYVEPNNWAKGNLRARIRTNILYYYANAKKYLVLGSSDKSEYLIGYFTKYGDGASDLVPIISLYKLQVREIAKFLGVPQNIIEKKSSPHLWKEHEAEKELGASYEEIDSILYCIIDKKLSIDKTSDILEIDKQTVEKVHQMYINSAHKRETAQKLSEEK; via the coding sequence TTGAATCAAGACATCATAAATGAAATTAAGAATCAAAATTATGCTGCAATTACAGAGTCTATTGAAAATTTCTTAATAGAGCAAATAGAAAAAAAACAAGTAAACGGATTAATTTTAGGATTAAGCGGAGGTGTAGATTCGGCGGTTTTAGCTTACATTTGCAAAAGAAAACTAAAAGAAAAAACACTTGCAGTAATAATGCCAGATACACAGATTACACCAAGTGTAGAAACAGAAGACGCAATGAAGATGATTACATTAACAGGATTAGAATACAAATTAATCGACATCAAACCAATTGTTAACGAATACATGCATTATGTAGAACCAAATAATTGGGCTAAAGGAAATCTAAGAGCTAGAATAAGAACCAATATTTTGTATTATTATGCAAATGCAAAAAAATATCTCGTGTTAGGATCAAGTGATAAGAGTGAATATCTAATTGGATATTTTACAAAATATGGGGATGGAGCATCAGATTTAGTACCAATAATTTCATTATACAAATTACAAGTCAGAGAAATTGCAAAATTTTTAGGAGTTCCTCAAAACATTATTGAAAAAAAGAGTAGCCCTCATCTATGGAAAGAACATGAAGCTGAAAAAGAATTAGGAGCATCATATGAAGAGATAGATTCTATACTTTATTGCATCATAGATAAAAAACTATCAATTGATAAAACTAGTGATATATTAGAAATAGATAAACAAACGGTTGAAAAAGTACATCAGATGTACATTAACAGTGCTCACAAAAGAGAAACTGCACAAAAACTATCTGAGGAAAAATAA
- a CDS encoding adenosylhomocysteinase has translation MSKVKSSAKLIQDGKLSYEWARSHMQILDNTINRFKKSQPLKGVTLGFCLHITKETSVLLMGAKELGATVACCGGNPLTTQDDIAAFLASKGIHVYAWHGQSVKEYDWCIDQVLNHKPTILTDDGADMNVKAHFDNRYKNMKILGATEETTAGVTRIRAVENQGKLRYPVILVNEAYTKHMFDNRYGTGQSTIDGYLRAMNLLMASKRVVVVGYGWVGRGVASRCQGMGSKVIVTEIDPIKALEAHMDGFEVMQMAQACKVGDIFITCTGMTSVIRKEHIIKMKNGAIMGNVGHFDVEIDSKFLLKESKSVKRVRANLDECTLKNGKHVYLIGEGRLANLVAAEGHPPEVMAQSFSNQILSVLYILKNHAKIGNKIINVPEEIDKQVAVDALKAMDVKIDKLTPQQVKYANSW, from the coding sequence ATGAGCAAGGTAAAATCTAGTGCAAAATTGATTCAAGATGGTAAACTGTCCTATGAATGGGCTAGATCTCATATGCAAATTCTTGATAACACAATAAATCGATTTAAAAAATCTCAACCACTCAAAGGTGTTACTTTAGGATTTTGTTTACATATTACAAAAGAGACATCTGTACTTTTAATGGGTGCAAAGGAACTTGGCGCAACTGTTGCATGCTGCGGTGGAAATCCACTTACCACCCAAGATGACATTGCAGCATTTTTGGCATCAAAAGGAATCCATGTTTATGCATGGCATGGTCAATCTGTAAAAGAATATGATTGGTGTATTGATCAAGTCTTGAATCACAAGCCAACTATCTTAACTGATGATGGTGCTGATATGAATGTCAAGGCACATTTTGATAATAGATATAAGAATATGAAAATTCTTGGTGCAACTGAAGAGACTACTGCTGGTGTTACTAGAATAAGAGCAGTTGAAAACCAAGGAAAACTCCGATATCCAGTAATTTTAGTAAATGAAGCATACACAAAACATATGTTTGATAATCGTTATGGAACAGGACAAAGTACAATCGATGGCTATCTACGCGCAATGAATCTTTTGATGGCCTCTAAGCGAGTTGTAGTTGTTGGTTATGGTTGGGTAGGACGTGGTGTTGCATCTAGATGTCAAGGAATGGGTTCTAAAGTAATTGTAACTGAAATTGATCCTATCAAAGCATTAGAAGCTCATATGGATGGTTTTGAAGTAATGCAAATGGCACAAGCCTGTAAAGTTGGTGACATATTTATCACGTGTACTGGAATGACAAGTGTAATTAGAAAAGAACACATCATAAAAATGAAAAATGGTGCAATCATGGGTAACGTTGGACATTTTGATGTTGAAATCGATAGTAAATTTTTGCTAAAAGAATCGAAATCAGTAAAACGAGTAAGAGCAAATCTTGATGAATGTACTCTCAAAAATGGTAAACATGTTTATTTAATTGGTGAAGGGCGCCTAGCAAATCTTGTAGCTGCGGAAGGGCATCCTCCAGAAGTAATGGCTCAATCATTCTCTAATCAAATTCTATCCGTCTTGTATATTCTCAAGAATCATGCAAAGATTGGTAACAAAATTATTAATGTTCCAGAAGAGATTGATAAACAAGTTGCAGTTGATGCACTAAAAGCCATGGATGTAAAAATCGATAAACTTACTCCACAACAAGTCAAATATGCTAATAGCTGGTAA